A genome region from Euphorbia lathyris chromosome 4, ddEupLath1.1, whole genome shotgun sequence includes the following:
- the LOC136226685 gene encoding protein RAE1-like isoform X2 yields the protein MDIERSLKQGLDGVFNQRVENLEEENNRLIFELAMSRCPHPIPSSAFHNDGSVYAYSVCYDWGKDAENHNPQTAKTYIYLHSPQESEVKGIPRVGASGRR from the exons ATGGACATAGAAAGAAGCCTTAAACAAGGCCTTGATGGTGTCTTTAACCAAAGG gttGAAAATTTGGAGGAAGAAAATAATCGTCTCATCTTTGAACTG GCCATGTCACGGTGCCCTCACCCTATACCTTCGAGTGCTTTCCACAACGATGGCTCAGTATATGCATATTCG GTGTGTTATGACTGGGGTAAGGATGCAGAGAATCACAACCCACAAACCGCAAAGACATACATCTATCTGCATTCGCCACAG GAATCTGAAGTTAAAGGCATACCTCGAGTTGGAGCAAGTGGCAGGCGGTAA
- the LOC136226685 gene encoding protein RAE1-like isoform X1 yields the protein MDIERSLKQGLDGVFNQRVSLISTLILINVLLYVENLEEENNRLIFELAMSRCPHPIPSSAFHNDGSVYAYSVCYDWGKDAENHNPQTAKTYIYLHSPQESEVKGIPRVGASGRR from the exons ATGGACATAGAAAGAAGCCTTAAACAAGGCCTTGATGGTGTCTTTAACCAAAGGGTTAGCTTAATTAGCACCCTAATCTTAATTAATGTTCTACTATAT gttGAAAATTTGGAGGAAGAAAATAATCGTCTCATCTTTGAACTG GCCATGTCACGGTGCCCTCACCCTATACCTTCGAGTGCTTTCCACAACGATGGCTCAGTATATGCATATTCG GTGTGTTATGACTGGGGTAAGGATGCAGAGAATCACAACCCACAAACCGCAAAGACATACATCTATCTGCATTCGCCACAG GAATCTGAAGTTAAAGGCATACCTCGAGTTGGAGCAAGTGGCAGGCGGTAA
- the LOC136226685 gene encoding uncharacterized protein isoform X3, translating to MVSLTKGLKIWRKKIIVSSLNWPCHGALTLYLRVLSTTMAQYMHIRCVMTGVRMQRITTHKPQRHTSICIRHRNLKLKAYLELEQVAGGKR from the exons ATGGTGTCTTTAACCAAAGG gttGAAAATTTGGAGGAAGAAAATAATCGTCTCATCTTTGAACTG GCCATGTCACGGTGCCCTCACCCTATACCTTCGAGTGCTTTCCACAACGATGGCTCAGTATATGCATATTCG GTGTGTTATGACTGGGGTAAGGATGCAGAGAATCACAACCCACAAACCGCAAAGACATACATCTATCTGCATTCGCCACAG GAATCTGAAGTTAAAGGCATACCTCGAGTTGGAGCAAGTGGCAGGCGGTAAAAG ATGA